One Stratiformator vulcanicus genomic window, GTGCGGCGGCGGTTCATCGGACAGCCGCGATCGAATGCTCTTTTGCGCGAAGTTAAGAGCGAACGGCGGTGCCGTTGGATCAACGCCCCACCTGCCCCTCATCCGGCCTATCGGCCACCTTCTCCCGAGAGGAGAAGGCCCGTGGTTGCTGCCGCAGGCACAAAGGTGCGCAGTGCCCCCTCTCCGCTCGGGAGAGGGTTGGGGTGAGGGGGTGCGGCGGCGGTTCATCGGACAGCCGCGGTAAGACGCTCTTTCGCATGAAATTAAGAGCAAACAGCAGTGCCGTTGGATCAACGCCCCACCGTCCCCTCATCCGGCCTTCGGCCACCTTCTCCCGAGGGAGAAGGCCCGTGGTTGCTGCCGCAGGCACAAAGGCACGAAGTGCCCCCCTCTCCGCTCGGGAGAGGGTTGGGGTGAGGGGGTGCGGCGGCGGTTCATCGGACAGCCGCGATCGAATGCTCTTTTGCGCGAAGTTAAGAGCGAACGGCGGTGCCGTTGGATCAACGCCCCACCGTCCCCTCATCCGGCCTTCGGCCACCTTCTCCCGAGGGAGAAGGCCCGTGAATGCTGCCGCAGGCACAATGGCACGCAGTGCCCTCATCCGGCCTGCGGCCACCTTCTCCCCAGAGGAGAAGGCCCGTGAATGCTGCCGCGGGCACAAATGGCACGAAGTGCCCTTAGCCTTCCATTAGGTTTGCTTCGACGATGTTTTCCGCGAAGCCGGAATAGGCTTCGCCGACCTGTTTCGCCATGGTGTCAGGAAAGAGGTGGAAGCGACCGTCGGCGAGGGCGGCGACGATGCCGTCGGCCACGACTGAGGGCGGCTCCGCCATTTCGGTGAGGCCGGCGCTATCGGCCATGTCGGTGCCGATCGGCCCGGGATGCACGCTGAGTACCTGCGTGTTCTGGTCGGCCAGTTTGTCGCGTAGCGCCTGCGTGATGGAGTACGAAGCCGCTTTGGAGGCAGAATAGGTCGCGAAGTCGGCGAAGTTCTTGATCGACGCGACCGAATTCAACTGCACCAACGCGCCGCCGCCGTTGGTTTTCAGCACCGGGGCGAACGCTTGGGCCATGTGCATCAACCCGTGCACATTGACCTTCATCTCGAAGTCGAGTGCGTCGAACGCGGCGGGATCGAGCGGATCGGCCGTTTTCAAAACGCCAGCATTATTGACCACGAGTTCGACATCCTCCGCCTGCTTCGCCGCGGCGGCGATCGTCGCCGGTTTGGACAGATCGATTTCGAGCGGTACGACCTTTTCGCCATGTTCCTTCACCAATCCTTCGACCGAAGAAGTGTCACGCACAGCGGCGTAGACCTTCGACGCTCCTTCGGCGAGCAGCGTTTCCAGAATGACCTTCCCGATGCCGCGATTCGCTCCGGTGACCAGCGCGACTTTGCCTTGAACGTCAAATCCCATGACTGTGCTCCGTTTAAAAAATAGTTCTGCGATCGAAAGTTCGGCCTCGAACGCTTTTCAACGCGTCCGCCGGCTATGTTACGCGTCGGGGCGGCAAGGTGTTTGTTAAAACAAATAAAATATCGGGAAAGTGGTGTCTTCGATGCAGATTTGCGGTCGGCTATCCTTCCGAAATCGGTTTCGACGGCTGTGGTCCGAGTCGTTCCGACTCCAGGTAGATGTGCCGGAACTGAGGAAATTCCGCGGTAATGGCCGCCTCGAATCGGTCCACGGCTGCTTCAATTTCGTCGGAATCGAGCCCGTCGACGAACTCGACATTGAGCGCGAGCAGCACGTGATCAGGGCTGAAGTGCAGCGTCATCGGTCGGCCGATGCGGGCGATGCTCTCCCGTTCGCCGGCCATCTGCTTGATCCGCTCGACGATTTCCGGGGCGGCTCCTTCGCCGATCAACAGGCCCCGCGCCTCCCGCATCAGCAGCAGTGCGACCCCGGCCAGGATGACTCCGATCAGAATGGTGGCCGAGGCGTCGATCAGCGGCTCCTCGAACAGGTGAGCGAGGAAGATTCCGATCGCGGCCACGATCAGGCCGAGCAGGGCGGCCGTATCTTCGAACAGCACGGCAAAGGCGGTCGGGTCTTTGCTCTTGCGGATCGCTTCCCAGACCGAATCGGTTTTCCCCTTGGCCTTCTGAAAGCCCGTCCAAGCGAGCCACCACGCGACGCACTCGAATACGGCGGACAAACCGAGCACGATGTAGTTCGGCAGGGGATTGCCGAGTTCCCCCGGATGAATGACGTGCTTAACGCCCTCGTAGACAGAGACCCCGCCGCCGACACCGAAGATGAGAATCGCCACGATCAGCGTCCAGAAGTAGAGTTCCGGCCCGTAGCCGAACGGGTGATTATCATCCGCGGGGCGCTTGCTGAGCCGAATCCCCAATAGCAGCAGGCAGCCGTTCCCGGAGTCGACCAGCGAGTGAATCCCTTCGGCAATCATCGCCGAACTGCCGGTCAGGGCCGCCGCGATAAACTTCGTCACACAGATCAAAGCGTTCGCCGCAATTGCGGCGTAGATGGCGGTCTTGTGTGAAGGTGCGGCCACGGCGTTCATCCTGCGGGCAAGAGGTCAATCATCAGGTGGCGTCACGCTACGGCGGGAGTGCCGACAGTGCGACCGCAGCGGCGGCAGAACCGATGAATATCGGGAAAGTCTTGACCTTATTCGATCGGTTGGTTGATCGCTCCGCACGATTCGGCTTGACGCTCAGACGTGCTTGCGGTCCATTGCCGCTGTGAAATTCCATCAGCAGGAGACTTCGGCATGGCGGCCGTGATTCACGTGATGTCTTTCTCCGACAAACCGGGGCGGGGCGTCTTCAGCGGAGCGGAGAATCATCTGTTCGACCTGATGCGCGGGCAGCGTGACCGCGGTTTGCAGCCCTCGTTGGCGATGCTCAACTTTCGCCCGGGACCAAGACTCTCAGCCAAAGCAGCTCAGTTGCGCGACGAGGGCTTTGAAGTGTTCGAGCTATCGGCTCCACTCTCATGGCGACCGATTCGCGATCGCTACTTCCGCCGCAGCCTCCGAAAGCTATTTCAATCGCGTCCTGAGAGCATCGTTCACACGCACATTGAACATGCCGATTATCTCGGCAAACTCGCGGCGGGCGATGCCGGTTGTCGGCAGGTCGTGACCACGATCCATAACGACGCTCCGAAGTATGCGATCGATCCTTGGCGTGGCCGCTATCAAAAGACCGACCCCGTCACGAGCCGCTATATCGCGATCACCGATTCGGTCGGAAAATTCGCCATCGAAAAGATTGGGCTGCCCGCGGAGAAAATCGTCACGGTCCGTCACGGGATCCCCGAACCGAAATTGATCCGCGGCCGCAACGAGGTGCGCGACGAACTGGGGCTGCCGCGTGACGGCTTTATTGTCGGCTTTGTCGGCCGGATGACGGCGCAGAAGAATCTGCCCACACTGCTCGACGCGATGAAAGAACTGCCAACCTTCCACGCTGTGTTGATCGGAAGCGGGAAAGAAGAGGACTCGTTAAAGGCTCACCGCGATCGGCTCGGCCTTAAGAACGTGCATTTTCTCGGCCAGCGCGATGGCGCCGCCGACCTAATGCCCGGCTTTGATATTCTCTGCCTGCCGTCGACGTGGGAAGGCTTCGGCATCGTGCTCTTGGAGGCGATGTTTCGCAACGTGCCGATCATCGGTTCGACAGGGGGCGCGATTCCGGAAGTTCTTGGCGACGGCCGATTCGGACGGGTCGTCGATTGTTCCTCGGCGGACAATCTTGCCGCCGCAATCCGGGACGCCGCCGCTGATCCGCAAGCAATGCTTGATCTCGCCGAACAGGCGTTAGGGCACGCTCGCGAGCAGTACAGCCTGACGGCGATGTTGGACGGAACCCTGAGCGTTTATCGAGATGCGCAAGCCGATGGCCCCGCGCACTCGCAAGATGTCGCCGCATAGCAATATCGGGCAGACCGTCGGCAACGCGTTCGACTATTGATCCGCCAAGCGGTACGAGCAAAGCCGATCGCCGTACACGATAGCCCGATAGCCCGACGCGCAAGCGAGGGAGACACCAACCCCAACGCCTGATAGCCCGACGCGCAAGCGAGGGAGTCATCAACCCGACTTCTTTAGGAAATAGACCTAACAAGCACGCTCGATACGTCTTCAGTCATGAATTAATTCGCTACAAAATATCCACACCCTCGCTGGCGCGTCGGGCTATCGGAATACCGATTGGCGATATCGCAAGTGCTTCCCATCACGGCCAGTGCTCAGCAATTTTCGTTCTTAAGAACTGCACGCTGCGACTGAGCTCGTGAACCCCATTCTCCCCGTCTTCAATACTGACCCAGCCATCGAACCCGACCTCTTTTAAGGTTGAGAAGATGGCGTCGAAATCGTTCATGCCTTGGCCGATTTCTCCGTGCGAGAGCCGTTTTGCGTAGCCTTCGGTCGTTTCTTCCCGCCGGAGGTCTTCGATCGTGCCCTCTTTCAAGTAGCGATCCGAAGCGTGCATCGTCACGACGCGATGCTTTACCAGTTCAAGGACTGCGAGCGGATCCTCGCCCGCGAGAATGGCATTCGAGGGATCATAATTCACACCGAAGTGCGGCGAATCGATCTGCTCAATGATCTCGACGAATAAATCGGACGCCTGTGCAAACTCCGGATAGGTCCAGTAGCCGTCCTTGTAATGGTTCTCCATGATCAAAGTCACGCCGACCGCTTCGGCGACCGGCAGGCATTGCTCGATCGCATCGACCGTGTAACGAATCCCCTCTTCGCGCGAGACCTCCGGACGCCGCTGCCCCGAGAGGATACGGCAATATTCGCAGCCAAGCTCGGCGGAGAGCTTGATGAAATCGGTTTCGATTTCGATTTGCTCGGCACGAAAACTCAGATCAGGGTGCGTGAAATCAGGCGAGCAGCACAACATCGGAATCGGCAGACCGTACGACTCGGCGATCGTTCGGTAGTGCTTCGCGGCTCCGTCTGTTTGCAGGTCGAGAAAGCCGCTGTAAAACTCGAGCCCGTCGACTTCGAGTGTCGCGGCCAGTTCGATCCACTCCACCAACTTCATCTCACCCGTCTTACAAAGCGGGTCCAACCACGCCTTTGGAAATGCAGCAATTTTCGGCATCATTTTTCCTTCTCAACTATCGACCATCGACTCTCTACTTAAGGAGTCAACACCGCCTTTGCGATCGACCCACCGTGCATCGTTTCGAAGGCTTCGTGCCAATCTTCGAGCGACCACACACCACCAATGAGAGGGCCGACATCGAGCGTGCCGTCGGCCATCATGCGAATGACCGCCTCCCAGATCGGCCAATTGTGACTGAAACTCCCTTGCAGTGTGACGTTCTTCTGCACAAGCGGGTCGAGCGAGAACCCAACCGGATCACGGCCCCAGCCGACCTTGCTGATCCATCCGGCGGGGCGAACGCAATCGAGCGCAATCTTTAAGGTGGCCGAAACGCCCGCTGCGTCGACAACACCCTCAACCCCGAGTCCGTCCCCCGACATCGCCCATTCGCGCGGGTCATCAATTAAGGTCTCGCAGCCGTATTGTCGGGCAATCGCGAGCCGGGCTTCGTCCCGCTCTAATCCGGCGACGGCAACGCGGGCCCCTCTTAATTTGGCCATCACTCCGCACAGTATCCCGATCGGCCCCGGGCCGAGCACCAACACGCGGTCGCCCGGATTGACGCTGACGTTCCCCACCACCGCGTTATACGCCACGGCGCAGGGCTCGCATAATGCGGCTTTCTCGGCCGGTAATGCACCGGGGATATGATGCAGGCATCGCAGCGGGACCCGCACGAATTTTGTCATCGCGCCATTGACCCCGTACCCGAATCCCTTGCGGGAGGGATCAAGGTTATATTTTCCGGCGCGCGTCATCGGGGATGATGGGTCGACGATCGCAGCCGTTTCACTGACGACGCGATCCCCTTCGCGGAACTGGTCGCCGTCTGTCTTAATTTTTGCAATCGTGCCGCAAAACTCATGACCCAGCACGACCGGATAATTGACCGGCCAGCTATGTAGCGCCTGCCATTGATGCAGGTCAGAGCCGCACACACCGACGGCGGCGACTTCAACGAGCGCATCCCCGGGGCC contains:
- a CDS encoding SDR family oxidoreductase, with protein sequence MGFDVQGKVALVTGANRGIGKVILETLLAEGASKVYAAVRDTSSVEGLVKEHGEKVVPLEIDLSKPATIAAAAKQAEDVELVVNNAGVLKTADPLDPAAFDALDFEMKVNVHGLMHMAQAFAPVLKTNGGGALVQLNSVASIKNFADFATYSASKAASYSITQALRDKLADQNTQVLSVHPGPIGTDMADSAGLTEMAEPPSVVADGIVAALADGRFHLFPDTMAKQVGEAYSGFAENIVEANLMEG
- a CDS encoding cation diffusion facilitator family transporter encodes the protein MAAPSHKTAIYAAIAANALICVTKFIAAALTGSSAMIAEGIHSLVDSGNGCLLLLGIRLSKRPADDNHPFGYGPELYFWTLIVAILIFGVGGGVSVYEGVKHVIHPGELGNPLPNYIVLGLSAVFECVAWWLAWTGFQKAKGKTDSVWEAIRKSKDPTAFAVLFEDTAALLGLIVAAIGIFLAHLFEEPLIDASATILIGVILAGVALLLMREARGLLIGEGAAPEIVERIKQMAGERESIARIGRPMTLHFSPDHVLLALNVEFVDGLDSDEIEAAVDRFEAAITAEFPQFRHIYLESERLGPQPSKPISEG
- a CDS encoding glycosyltransferase family 4 protein, encoding MAAVIHVMSFSDKPGRGVFSGAENHLFDLMRGQRDRGLQPSLAMLNFRPGPRLSAKAAQLRDEGFEVFELSAPLSWRPIRDRYFRRSLRKLFQSRPESIVHTHIEHADYLGKLAAGDAGCRQVVTTIHNDAPKYAIDPWRGRYQKTDPVTSRYIAITDSVGKFAIEKIGLPAEKIVTVRHGIPEPKLIRGRNEVRDELGLPRDGFIVGFVGRMTAQKNLPTLLDAMKELPTFHAVLIGSGKEEDSLKAHRDRLGLKNVHFLGQRDGAADLMPGFDILCLPSTWEGFGIVLLEAMFRNVPIIGSTGGAIPEVLGDGRFGRVVDCSSADNLAAAIRDAAADPQAMLDLAEQALGHAREQYSLTAMLDGTLSVYRDAQADGPAHSQDVAA
- a CDS encoding sugar phosphate isomerase/epimerase family protein, with translation MPKIAAFPKAWLDPLCKTGEMKLVEWIELAATLEVDGLEFYSGFLDLQTDGAAKHYRTIAESYGLPIPMLCCSPDFTHPDLSFRAEQIEIETDFIKLSAELGCEYCRILSGQRRPEVSREEGIRYTVDAIEQCLPVAEAVGVTLIMENHYKDGYWTYPEFAQASDLFVEIIEQIDSPHFGVNYDPSNAILAGEDPLAVLELVKHRVVTMHASDRYLKEGTIEDLRREETTEGYAKRLSHGEIGQGMNDFDAIFSTLKEVGFDGWVSIEDGENGVHELSRSVQFLRTKIAEHWP
- a CDS encoding zinc-binding dehydrogenase, whose protein sequence is MPAVVNYANETGAVELRDLNEPELGPGDALVEVAAVGVCGSDLHQWQALHSWPVNYPVVLGHEFCGTIAKIKTDGDQFREGDRVVSETAAIVDPSSPMTRAGKYNLDPSRKGFGYGVNGAMTKFVRVPLRCLHHIPGALPAEKAALCEPCAVAYNAVVGNVSVNPGDRVLVLGPGPIGILCGVMAKLRGARVAVAGLERDEARLAIARQYGCETLIDDPREWAMSGDGLGVEGVVDAAGVSATLKIALDCVRPAGWISKVGWGRDPVGFSLDPLVQKNVTLQGSFSHNWPIWEAVIRMMADGTLDVGPLIGGVWSLEDWHEAFETMHGGSIAKAVLTP